From the genome of Ignavibacteriales bacterium, one region includes:
- a CDS encoding DEAD/DEAH box helicase gives MLKNARLKVAESINKIEKPDDWQWKRWLKKPSNSVKGFSISPTKIVWEEYFKTAFVIPVIRLRTTYFGSKGFIERKQFEQWLRVKATKSKNGFFQTPKTNRIFFSLSNIEVSQNLFPREKEITFQYSPASNFLLIDIPTQQIKIVEPVSLTFRLFYYREIENIYFEKSWSFQEQIFINIYQPGKWEFIKEIDFEADKLIEQFFIKPNFVCNNLLPTGKDFKLVNEHIISQFFLYYAEISSNLLPVSSNTYDVSLLNVEKFETNISNLQFSLLSAPSDNINLITNTFVPMGNLVNEIKNISLKEISFVNISKNLSGAIPFNAKIKGLNKLELTKSIKTKNFNFQKLRIPEPQIIEADTKYISTITPVEKMNFHSDSKTFDNLHAFQKEGIDFLINNPFCYLADEHGLGKTVQVINSINFLFNKNRIKNVLVLTKNSEFGILHLPNVSGIPEGWNGHFSNWAPDLKTCIIPEDEPKRKKIWFNQSQIIITSYSVFFNDYQNGIIPKDLLNKIDCVILDEFQDVRAVSLLNKLFKKNKPKYLWILSGLLKEERKVELEINLRELYNDFTGNLIPDFEWNNILSSVKLSRTMDGQTAELPDRIYHNKWFKMCEEQVKEYDAIIQEGELTIYSTIERGNYYIVRPQIFSLLHQLMQICNFASTEFEASKAKEILEFIQSSKDKVVVFSQYEKLGLDRLKKLFTTHNLDFVIYKTGMLEAELEKSVNDFRDNKAQIFLADVKAVQKKINLGNFSTIIHFDHWWNPNSVWQLEDKIDFGNIKKTINIYSYWTENTIEEKIYSKLSEKGLFHKNIFYNFSPSTVAEFISVEEWLVLFDIKAELISEQKVEDTIINVNTEIHKYNQNELREAAKKILVKLGFNNTKILMYDENSKDEVVLGSKMVNNNEQNILVLLTSAQYTNLETINKFLNTFSDQVKISKSFIITFGSFKSDCKKLIGLNQQLLTLIDGTLLLNILQQFSLK, from the coding sequence ATGCTGAAAAATGCAAGGCTTAAAGTTGCCGAATCAATTAATAAAATTGAAAAGCCGGATGATTGGCAATGGAAACGATGGCTGAAGAAACCATCCAATTCCGTAAAAGGATTTTCTATTTCGCCAACAAAAATTGTTTGGGAAGAATATTTTAAAACAGCTTTTGTTATTCCTGTTATCCGGTTAAGAACTACATATTTTGGCTCAAAAGGATTTATCGAAAGAAAACAATTCGAACAGTGGTTAAGAGTAAAAGCCACAAAATCAAAAAATGGATTTTTCCAAACACCTAAAACCAATCGTATTTTTTTCAGTTTATCGAATATTGAAGTTTCTCAAAATTTGTTTCCCCGGGAAAAGGAAATTACTTTCCAATATTCACCAGCTTCAAATTTTCTTTTAATAGATATTCCAACCCAACAAATTAAAATAGTTGAACCTGTTTCATTAACATTTCGCTTATTTTATTACAGAGAAATTGAGAATATTTATTTTGAAAAAAGTTGGAGTTTTCAGGAACAAATTTTTATAAACATTTATCAACCTGGCAAATGGGAATTTATTAAAGAAATTGATTTTGAAGCAGATAAGTTAATTGAACAATTTTTCATTAAGCCAAATTTCGTTTGTAATAATCTTCTACCTACTGGAAAGGATTTTAAGCTTGTTAATGAACATATTATTTCTCAATTCTTTCTTTACTATGCTGAAATTTCTTCCAATCTATTACCTGTTTCTTCCAATACTTATGACGTTTCTCTGCTTAACGTAGAAAAATTTGAGACGAATATTTCTAATTTACAATTCAGTTTATTATCAGCTCCATCAGATAATATTAATTTAATCACCAACACATTTGTACCGATGGGAAATCTGGTGAATGAAATTAAAAATATTTCACTAAAGGAAATTTCCTTTGTAAATATTTCAAAAAATTTATCAGGGGCAATTCCATTTAATGCAAAAATTAAGGGATTAAATAAATTAGAACTTACCAAATCTATTAAAACTAAAAATTTTAATTTTCAGAAATTGAGAATACCAGAACCGCAAATAATTGAAGCTGATACAAAATATATCTCCACAATAACGCCAGTGGAAAAAATGAACTTTCACAGTGATAGCAAGACGTTTGACAACTTACATGCTTTCCAGAAAGAAGGAATCGACTTTTTAATTAATAATCCATTCTGTTACTTAGCCGACGAACATGGTTTAGGTAAGACTGTTCAAGTTATTAATTCTATTAATTTCCTATTTAATAAGAACCGGATCAAAAATGTATTAGTGCTTACTAAAAATTCAGAATTTGGAATTTTACACCTGCCAAATGTCTCAGGTATTCCGGAAGGATGGAACGGTCATTTTAGCAATTGGGCACCGGATTTAAAAACTTGTATTATTCCAGAAGATGAACCAAAAAGGAAAAAAATATGGTTCAACCAGAGCCAGATAATTATCACAAGCTATTCTGTTTTTTTTAATGATTATCAGAATGGAATTATTCCAAAGGATTTACTTAATAAAATTGATTGCGTGATCCTTGATGAATTTCAGGATGTTAGAGCTGTTTCATTGCTAAACAAATTATTTAAAAAGAACAAACCAAAATATCTGTGGATCCTTTCAGGTTTATTAAAGGAAGAACGAAAGGTTGAATTAGAAATTAACCTTCGCGAGTTGTACAATGATTTTACTGGAAATCTCATTCCTGATTTTGAATGGAATAATATATTATCTTCCGTAAAATTATCAAGAACAATGGATGGGCAAACTGCTGAACTTCCAGATAGAATTTACCATAATAAGTGGTTTAAAATGTGCGAGGAGCAGGTTAAGGAGTATGATGCAATAATTCAGGAAGGAGAATTAACAATTTATTCAACTATTGAAAGAGGAAACTATTACATTGTTCGACCACAAATATTTAGTTTACTTCATCAATTAATGCAAATTTGCAATTTTGCATCAACAGAATTTGAAGCCAGTAAAGCAAAAGAAATTTTGGAATTCATTCAATCAAGTAAAGATAAAGTTGTTGTTTTTTCCCAATATGAAAAACTTGGTTTAGACCGGTTAAAGAAATTATTTACAACCCATAACCTGGACTTTGTTATATACAAAACAGGAATGCTGGAAGCGGAACTTGAAAAATCAGTAAATGATTTTAGAGATAATAAAGCTCAAATATTTTTAGCTGATGTTAAAGCCGTACAGAAAAAAATAAATCTCGGAAATTTCTCAACAATCATACATTTTGATCATTGGTGGAACCCTAATTCTGTTTGGCAACTTGAGGATAAGATTGATTTCGGTAATATCAAAAAAACAATAAATATTTATTCTTACTGGACTGAAAATACAATCGAAGAAAAAATCTATTCAAAATTATCTGAGAAAGGTCTTTTCCATAAAAATATATTTTATAATTTTTCACCATCGACTGTTGCGGAATTTATTTCCGTAGAAGAATGGTTAGTATTGTTTGATATTAAAGCTGAGCTAATCAGTGAGCAAAAAGTAGAAGATACAATTATTAATGTTAACACTGAGATACATAAATATAATCAGAATGAGTTAAGAGAGGCAGCAAAAAAAATCCTGGTTAAACTTGGATTTAATAACACAAAAATCTTGATGTACGATGAAAATTCTAAGGATGAAGTTGTATTAGGCTCAAAAATGGTTAACAACAACGAACAAAATATTTTAGTTTTACTAACCAGCGCACAGTATACTAATTTGGAAACAATTAATAAATTTTTAAATACTTTTTCTGATCAGGTAAAAATTTCAAAATCCTTTATCATTACTTTTGGCAGCTTTAAATCTGATTGTAAAAAGCTAATTGGATTAAACCAGCAATTATTAACTTTAATTGATGGAACTCTTCTCTTAAATATTTTGCAACAGTTTAGTTTGAAGTAA